The genomic interval TTCCTTCCACAGCAGCAAAAGCAATCAATCGCTCAGCAAAGCTGTCGCTCTCAATCCAGCGCAAAGCCCAATCTGCCTTTTTCTTGATGGCGTCAAAGGTCTCAATAGCGTGGAACAAGCGGTCGCGATCTTCCGTGTCCTTGATATAGGTATCAATCAATAGAGAATACGTCTCCGAGTGGATGTTCTCCATCATGATTTGAAAACCGTAGAAAAACTTCGCCTCGGTATACTGTACCTCATTCACAAAGTTCTCGGCTAGGTTTTCGTTTACGATTCCATCGCTCGCTGCAAAGAAGGCCAATACGTGTTTGATGAAATGACGTTCGTCGTCATTCAACTTCGTATTCCAATCCGTCAAGTCTTGATGAAGGTCAATCTCTTCCGCCGTCCAGAAGCTGGCTTCTGCTTTTTTGTACCACTGCCAAATGTCGTGGTGCTCTATGGGGAATAAGACAAAGCGATCTTTGTTTTCTCTGAGGATCGGGTCTACCTGTGTAGCGTTCATGGGCCGTTCTTTATCGCGTTTTTCCTAATGTTTAGAGCCTAAAAAAGGGGGTAAAAGGTCCCTTATCCCGCCGTTTAGCGGGCGTTCATTTGAAAAACTCTAATACTAAATTCTGATTGGTGCGGAGGCTAGTTAGCCAAGGTGCAAGACAAATATTTACATTAAATATTCATCAGTCAATATGCACTTTTCCACATTGAAACGGATTTATTAACAGCCTCTTAAACGTGAAATCCGTGAAACCCCCATGAACGTTGGAAAGTCATTTTTCCAAACAATTTTGGCGATTTTTTTTCACGTTGAATTCACGTGTGATTAACACTCCGGGAACATTCACTTCGACCATTCCTGAGCGACCAACTCCATTTCAGAAACCCAATCGTCGCCAAAGCGCCGGCGCAGGGCCTCTTTTGTGAATTCAAAGACAGATACCTGAAGTTCAGCACCTAAGGAGCAGGCCGCCGAACAAATGGGCCATTTGTGGTAGTTCACCGCTTCAAAGGTCGGGTACTTGGTGACGCGAACGGGATATAAATGACAGCTTACGGGTTTGCGAAAAGTCGTTGCCCCTTCTTTCCACGCTTGCTCGATTCCACACATGGCCATTCCATTCTCACTGAAGGTCGTGTAGGCACACTCTTTTCCCTTAACGAGGGGCGTGACAAAATCACCGTCGTTGTCTACGATGTAATGCCCTTGCTCTTCGATGGCCGCGCGACCCTCTGGACGCAAAAAGTCTGCGATGCGATCGTACTCATCATCGAGAACGGCGAGTTCTTCTTCCAGAAGCGGTGCCCCGGCATCTCCTTCAACACAACATGCTCCCTTGCACGCGGTCAAATTGCACACGAACTCCTTTTCCAGAATTTCTTCACTTACCAGTGTTTCGCCAACCTTGATCATGACACAAAACTACAAAGCAGGACTTATTTAGTCACGGCCTTGCTAACCAAAACATGCCTTCAGACGTTATTATTGATATCTTTAGGCCTCAACTACTTACGATGAAACGATTTCTACTCCTAGCCCTCGCGGTGATCTCGCTGAACTCCTTTGCTCAAGAAAGCGCGGCACCCTACCCCGGAGATGTTCTAGTACAGCTCTTCCCCGGAGAAAATATTGATGATCTTATTAAAGAAATGAACGCGGAGCATTCGATTTTGGCCCTACGGGCCGATAAGGTCTTGAGCCAAGAGCTTCGCATGTATCACCTGAAGTTCAACCCGGTGGTTCCCGTGGATCAAACCATTCGCTGGGTCGTGTCCGATGAGCGCGTTGTGGCTGCACAGGGCAATCGCCCCATCACGCATCGAGCCATTCCCAATGACTTAAACTACGGAAGTCAATGGCAGTACAACAATGTGAACAACCCCAATGCAGACCTCGATGCTGAAGACGCTTGGGACATTACAACTGGTGGACTTACGGTCAACGGAGATACTATTGTAGTAGCCGTTATCGACGACGGGATTGATACCGCACACTCCGACTTCGGTGACAACCTCTGGATCAACCGAGCGGATATTCCCGGAGACGGAATCGACAACGACAGCAATGGATATGTAGATGACCACTTGGGGTGGAACACCTACACCAACAACGACGACATTAAAGACGGAAACTGGGGAGGCTGGCACGGTACTCCAGTTGCTGGTATCGTGGGTGCGCAAGGAAACGACAGCAATGGTGTTTCCGGAGTTAACTGGGACGTGAAAGTCATGGTCATCGTAGGTGGTGGCGGAGAATCTGATGCGCTCGCGGCCTACGGTTATGTATTGACACAGCGACGACGCTACAACCAAAGCGAAGGAACGGAAGGAGCCTACATCGTATCGACCAACGCCTCTTGGGGGGTTGACTTCGGGCAGCCATCCAGCGCTCCACTCTGGTGTAACTTCTACGACAGTTTGGGATTGGAGGGTGTCTTGAACTGTGGTGCTACCATCAACGGCAATTACGATGTCGATGTCATCGGCGACTTGCCAACCGCTTGCCCTTCCGACTACCTGATCTCGGTGACCAATATGAACAACCAGGACGTGAAGGTGACCGGCGCAGGATATGGAGACAGCACCATCGACATGGGCGCTTATGGCCAAGGAACCTATACCACGGACTTGGGTGATACCTATGGCGGATTTGGCGGTACTTCAGGCGCAACACCTCATGTCACGGGAACACTGGCCCTAATGTACTCGGCAGCCTGTAACCAGTTGGCGGACTTAGCGCGCTCCTATCCGGATTCCGCGGCGCTCATCATGCGCAAAATCTTATTCCGCAGTACCGTGCTGAACTTCTCTTTGAACAACATCACTACTACGGACGGTAAACTGAACATGCTCACCGCATTGGAAGAAGTAGAGGCTTACTGCGATTCCCTAAGAACGATCGGTCTGGGTGAATTGGATGCGCCTGGACGTTGGCAAGTCTATCCGAATCCAGCAGCGACGGAAATCAACATCGTGCCGTTGGGCACTCCGGCTACCCTGGCGTATACCTTATATAATACCCTGGGTCAGCCTGTAGCCTCTGGACGGAACTACGGTCAGAGCGCTTTGATTGATGTTTCTGGTCTGGCGGCGGGTTGGTATGTACTCGAACTACAGAACCCCGATGAGGCCTACGTAGAACGACGAAAAATCGTGATCGAATAGCCGAGGGTTTTGCTACTTTTGCGGCATGCAGCAAGAGGATCAACTGAAAGCGATTGTTTCGCACGCCAAAGAGTACGGATTTGTATTCCCCAGTAGTGAGGTTTATGACGGTCTGAGTGCCGTATACGATTACGGCCCCTACGGCGCGGAACTCAAGAACAACATCAAGCAGTACTGGTGGAAGTCCATGACCCAGATGCACGAAAACATCGTGGGGATTGACACCGCCATTTTTATGCACCCAACCGTGTGGAAGGCCTCCGGTCACGTCGATGCCTTTAACGATCCCATGATCGACAACAAGGACTCGAAAAAGCGCTACCGCGCCGATGTCCTGATCGAAGACTACTGCGCCAAATTGGAAAACAAAGCTGAGAAGGAAATCACCAAAGCCCGCAAGCGCTTTGGGGATAGCTTTGACGAGGAGCAGTTTGTTTCGACCAATCCTCGCGTTCTGAAGTACCGCCAGCAGCAAGAAGAGATTATCCAGCGCATGGCCCGCTCACTCGATGCGGAAGACCTCGCGGATGTGAAGGCCTTGATCGAGGAATTGGGGATTGCTGATCCGGTATCCGGATCGAAGAATTGGACGGATGTTCGCCAGTTCAACCTCATGTTCGGAACGGAGATGGGTTCTACAGCCGATGGATCCAGCAAGGTGTACTTGCGTCCGGAGACTGCACAGGGAATTTTTGTGAATTTCTTGAACGTGCAGAAAAGTGCGCGGATGAAAATTCCATTTGGAATTGCGCAGATTGGTAAAGCCTTCCGAAACGAAATCATCGCCCGTCAATTCATCTTCCGCATGCGGGAGTTTGAGCAGATGGAGCTGCAGTTCTTCGTTCGTCCGGGGGAAGAAATGAAGTGGTACGCGTACTGGAAAGAGGCGCGCATGAAGTGGCACCACAACTTGGGCATTGAGCCCGAGCGCTACCGTTTCCACGATCACGAGAAATTGGCGCACTACGCCAACGCCGCAGCCGATATTGAATTCCGATTCCCAATGGGCTTCAAAGAGCTCGAAGGAATCCACAGCCGTACGGACTTTGACCTCAAGAGCCACGAGGAGCACAGCGGCCGCAAGCTGCAGTACTTCGACCCTGAATTGGGCGAGAGCTATGTGCCGTATGTTGTGGAGACTTCCATTGGACTAGACCGTATGTTCTTGGCCGTCTTGAGTCATTCGTTGAACGAAGAGACTTTGGAGGACGGATCTACCCGTACGGTGATGAATATTCCTCCGGTTTTGGCTCCAGTGAAGGTGGCGGTGTTGCCTCTGGTCAAGAAAGACGGACTTCCGGAGAAGGCTCGTGAGATTATGGACCGCTTGAAGATGGAGTTCAATTGTCAGTACGATGAGAAGGACGCCATTGGTAAGCGCTACCGCCGTCAAGACGCCATTGGTACGCCGTACTGCGTGACCATCGACCACGACTCATTAGAAGACAATCAAGTGACCATTCGCGAGCGCGACAGCATGAAGCAAGAGCGCGTTCCGGTCGAGCAGGTGGTGAGCACTCTGCGCGAGCAATTGAACTGGTCTAAAGTATTGGGATAAGTCTTATTGGCCCAAAGCTTCGAGGGCCGTCTGCATTCCGAGATCCGCTTGGTGAATGACCGGGTAAAAGGCCGAGGAGCCCCAAACCTGGCGACCGATCATGGCCTTGATGCGCGTGCGCACCAGGAGCTCCGAGCGATCATTGCGTCCCCATTCCACTTCTGCACCCCCTTCACGAGCTTGGTCAAGGTATGCCTCGAAGACTTCTTCGGGCAATTCGAAATCGCGCGCAAAGTCGTTGGCTGATCCGTAGGTCGCGTTCAAGGTCTCGCGGTGAGTGTCGGCGTATTGGAAGCTGAATTTGCGGAGGTCTCCGTAGCTCAGCACTTCGTAGAACCAACGCGTGCGCCCCGCTGAATCAATGGGTGTAATGTGATCGGGTAAGATTCCTCCTCCCCCGTAGACGGTATCTCCGGCCGGTGTGGTGAAGACGAGTTCTTCCTCCACGGTGCTGGTGCTGTCTTCCCCGTAGGCTTCGTCGAATTCATACGAGTCCATATAATAGGCCTCGCGGTCGTCTGTGTAGGGCCGCTGAATGCATCGCCCCGTAGGGGTATAATAACGGGCAACCGTCAGGCGCAAGGCGGAACCGTCACTGAGTTCCCACTGCTCTTGGACCAGTCCTTTTCCGAAGCTGCGGCGACCCACGATTTCAGCGCGGTCGTTGTCCTGCAGGGCGCCGGCGATGATCTCACTGGCCGATGCACTTCCTTCGTCAATCATGACCACGAGGGGCATGTCTTCGAGTTCGCCTTTTTCGGATGCGTAGTAGTATTTGCGTTCGCGGGAGCGGCCTTCGGTAAAGACCACGAGCTCGCCATCGGCTAAGAATTCGTCGGCAATTTTGTCTGCGATGTGAAGGTAGCCGCCGGGGTTTCCGCGCAGATCAAAGATGAGTTGCTCCATCCCTTGGTCCAGAAGTTCTTGACGGGCTAGAGCAAATTCGCGGTAGCTGGTTTCGGCAAATCGGCTTAGCTTGATGTAGCCCACGCTGTCGTTGACCATGTAGGCGACGTCGATGCTAACGAGGGGAATATCGTCCCGCTCGATGGTGAAGTCTAAGAGGTCGGAATTGCCGTTGCGGAAGATCTGAACGTCTACCGTAGAACCTTTTTTACCGCGGAGTTTGGCGATCACATCTCGGTTTTGCATGCCGATGCCCGCCACGGTGTCTCCGTTCACCGTCACAATGCGGTCCCCCGCTTCAATACCGAGTTGCTCGGATGGCCCGCCGGAAATGGGTGAGACCACCACGATGGTATCCCTTTGGAGTTCGAATTCCACACCGATGCCTTGGAAGTTCCCCTGCATGCTCTCCTCTACGGCTGCAAATTCCGATTTGTGGATGTAGGTGCTGTGGGGATCCAGTTGGCCTAGAATGTCTTCAATGGTCTTGTCGAGTAGGGAATCCGTATCGATCTCATCCACGTAATCGCGGTTGATGTAGTCGATCAGTTGGTTGATCTTTTGGTGCTGCCGATCCGGCGCCATGAGCACGTATGCGTTCTGCCCATAATCCAACTTCATCCCAATATAAATACCGAGCACCAGCGCAAATGCCAATGCCGTGGGAGCCCAAATCTGCCAACGCGTTCTCATAAAATACTGCTCAAGGAGGCTAATGTACAAAGGTGTATTAAAAACGCAGAAAAGCCCTCGGTTGTTTTCTTGGCCCTACGGGCCGATGGGATTCTTTTCCCTAGAAGTTGATGTACTTGGCCGGGATGTGCTGGAAGTTGGTGCCCAGGTTGAAGATGGCCTGTAGAAAAGGCATGCCTTGATAAGAGGTTAATTCACCATTGTAGGTTGCTCCGACGAAGTAGGTGAAGTTCAAGGTGTGCTTGGCGTCCACAATGTAGGTCAGGCCAACACCTGCCCGGGCAAATTGAATACCGGTATAGTCTTCGGACCATCGATAGAAGATCCCGGCTGCCGCGTTGGGAATAAGGGATTCGTTGATCTTGTGGTTGTAAAAAGCCACATAGCGCAATCCGTGTTGCACCTCATTGGGATTGATGTCCGCCTGGTAAAGGACCTGGTGAGAAATCTGAATGAGTTCAGCACTCTTGGGATACATCTTATAGAGTGCTCCAAATCCCGGTCTGAACTCATTAAACTCCGGTTTTACGGCATAGCGCACGGGTAGTGTGAATTCCCAGTTCTTTGAAGCCAAATAAGATCCCATCCCTTCCACAAACCACTGATCCAAGGCTCTTAGATCATCCTTCAATCGGAACTGTAGCTCACCGGTCGTCTTCCATCGTTCTTGCCCCCAACTGATCTTGTTGCCCACAAAGAGCATATTATCCCAACGGTCCTCTTGGGCTTGGGCACCTTTGGAGAATAGAATAATGGCGCACATCAGGGCAATGCGGCGTATACTTCTATGTATGATGGAAACAGACATTCGTCTGTAAGTTAAGTCATTCTGAGGAGGGGGCTAGAAGGAAAGAATTCGAGTCCTAGAGGAGCAGGAAGTTCGCCGCCTTCGCGGCGAGGATTCCAATGGGGAGGGGGTTACAAGTGCAGAAGCAAAGCCATTCTTCGAATGGAATTCGCATTCTTATGGCACTTGGAAGCGAGCTTCCAGTGCCGTCAGAATGCAAAAAACCCCGCTCGATGAGCGGGGCTTTGCTTCTTTCTTGTACCCGGGGCGGGAATCGAACCCGCACTCTGTTGCCAGAACTGGATTTTGAATCCAGCGCGTCTACCAATTCCGCCACCCGGGCAAATTGGGAAGGCAAAAGTACCACCAATTATGAAATACGCAAAGAGAGGGCGGTAAATTTTTACCTAATCGCCTGAGAAATATGGTTTAAGGTTTGAAATAGTTTCTTAAAT from Cryomorphaceae bacterium carries:
- a CDS encoding DUF3109 family protein — encoded protein: MIKVGETLVSEEILEKEFVCNLTACKGACCVEGDAGAPLLEEELAVLDDEYDRIADFLRPEGRAAIEEQGHYIVDNDGDFVTPLVKGKECAYTTFSENGMAMCGIEQAWKEGATTFRKPVSCHLYPVRVTKYPTFEAVNYHKWPICSAACSLGAELQVSVFEFTKEALRRRFGDDWVSEMELVAQEWSK
- a CDS encoding DUF2490 domain-containing protein — translated: MSVSIIHRSIRRIALMCAIILFSKGAQAQEDRWDNMLFVGNKISWGQERWKTTGELQFRLKDDLRALDQWFVEGMGSYLASKNWEFTLPVRYAVKPEFNEFRPGFGALYKMYPKSAELIQISHQVLYQADINPNEVQHGLRYVAFYNHKINESLIPNAAAGIFYRWSEDYTGIQFARAGVGLTYIVDAKHTLNFTYFVGATYNGELTSYQGMPFLQAIFNLGTNFQHIPAKYINF
- a CDS encoding S41 family peptidase, coding for MRTRWQIWAPTALAFALVLGIYIGMKLDYGQNAYVLMAPDRQHQKINQLIDYINRDYVDEIDTDSLLDKTIEDILGQLDPHSTYIHKSEFAAVEESMQGNFQGIGVEFELQRDTIVVVSPISGGPSEQLGIEAGDRIVTVNGDTVAGIGMQNRDVIAKLRGKKGSTVDVQIFRNGNSDLLDFTIERDDIPLVSIDVAYMVNDSVGYIKLSRFAETSYREFALARQELLDQGMEQLIFDLRGNPGGYLHIADKIADEFLADGELVVFTEGRSRERKYYYASEKGELEDMPLVVMIDEGSASASEIIAGALQDNDRAEIVGRRSFGKGLVQEQWELSDGSALRLTVARYYTPTGRCIQRPYTDDREAYYMDSYEFDEAYGEDSTSTVEEELVFTTPAGDTVYGGGGILPDHITPIDSAGRTRWFYEVLSYGDLRKFSFQYADTHRETLNATYGSANDFARDFELPEEVFEAYLDQAREGGAEVEWGRNDRSELLVRTRIKAMIGRQVWGSSAFYPVIHQADLGMQTALEALGQ
- a CDS encoding ribonucleotide-diphosphate reductase subunit beta, producing the protein MNATQVDPILRENKDRFVLFPIEHHDIWQWYKKAEASFWTAEEIDLHQDLTDWNTKLNDDERHFIKHVLAFFAASDGIVNENLAENFVNEVQYTEAKFFYGFQIMMENIHSETYSLLIDTYIKDTEDRDRLFHAIETFDAIKKKADWALRWIESDSFAERLIAFAAVEGIFFSGSFCSIFWLKKRGIMPGLTFSNELISRDEGLHCDFAVHLHNNHLVNQVPKERIKQIITEALDIEREFITEALPVSLIGMNSNLMTQYLEFVADRLLVELNCEKVYGSENPFDFMDMISLQGKTNFFEKRVAEYQKAGVMSQSAEENKISFDADF
- a CDS encoding glycine--tRNA ligase translates to MQQEDQLKAIVSHAKEYGFVFPSSEVYDGLSAVYDYGPYGAELKNNIKQYWWKSMTQMHENIVGIDTAIFMHPTVWKASGHVDAFNDPMIDNKDSKKRYRADVLIEDYCAKLENKAEKEITKARKRFGDSFDEEQFVSTNPRVLKYRQQQEEIIQRMARSLDAEDLADVKALIEELGIADPVSGSKNWTDVRQFNLMFGTEMGSTADGSSKVYLRPETAQGIFVNFLNVQKSARMKIPFGIAQIGKAFRNEIIARQFIFRMREFEQMELQFFVRPGEEMKWYAYWKEARMKWHHNLGIEPERYRFHDHEKLAHYANAAADIEFRFPMGFKELEGIHSRTDFDLKSHEEHSGRKLQYFDPELGESYVPYVVETSIGLDRMFLAVLSHSLNEETLEDGSTRTVMNIPPVLAPVKVAVLPLVKKDGLPEKAREIMDRLKMEFNCQYDEKDAIGKRYRRQDAIGTPYCVTIDHDSLEDNQVTIRERDSMKQERVPVEQVVSTLREQLNWSKVLG
- a CDS encoding S8 family peptidase, which codes for MKRFLLLALAVISLNSFAQESAAPYPGDVLVQLFPGENIDDLIKEMNAEHSILALRADKVLSQELRMYHLKFNPVVPVDQTIRWVVSDERVVAAQGNRPITHRAIPNDLNYGSQWQYNNVNNPNADLDAEDAWDITTGGLTVNGDTIVVAVIDDGIDTAHSDFGDNLWINRADIPGDGIDNDSNGYVDDHLGWNTYTNNDDIKDGNWGGWHGTPVAGIVGAQGNDSNGVSGVNWDVKVMVIVGGGGESDALAAYGYVLTQRRRYNQSEGTEGAYIVSTNASWGVDFGQPSSAPLWCNFYDSLGLEGVLNCGATINGNYDVDVIGDLPTACPSDYLISVTNMNNQDVKVTGAGYGDSTIDMGAYGQGTYTTDLGDTYGGFGGTSGATPHVTGTLALMYSAACNQLADLARSYPDSAALIMRKILFRSTVLNFSLNNITTTDGKLNMLTALEEVEAYCDSLRTIGLGELDAPGRWQVYPNPAATEINIVPLGTPATLAYTLYNTLGQPVASGRNYGQSALIDVSGLAAGWYVLELQNPDEAYVERRKIVIE